One window of Mauremys reevesii isolate NIE-2019 linkage group 4, ASM1616193v1, whole genome shotgun sequence genomic DNA carries:
- the LOC120403985 gene encoding olfactory receptor-like protein COR4, with the protein MAGGNCTAVTEFILTGVTDLPELQVPLFVVFLVIYVITLVWNLGMMVLIRIDPCLHTPMYFFLKNLSLVDACYSTVITPKMLMSFLAERKAISYIACIIQYFSFILFVISQCLLLAVMAYDRYVAICNPLLYMVIMSPKHCLQLVAGSYLWAFLNSVIHTSGLLRLSYCDSNILNHFFCDINPLLKLSSSGTSINQLLVFLFGSLIEVISIVTILISYILIIVTVLRIRSTDGRHKAFYTCTSHLMAVSMFHGTILFMYFRPSTSYSLDTDKMASMFYTVVIPTLNPLIYSLRNKDVRDALRRAIETKLRAHFSPNGVRIGQPNPSMASLHT; encoded by the coding sequence ATGGCTGGAGGAAATTGTACGGCAGTGACCGAGTTCATTCTCACAGGTGTGACAGATCTTCCAGAGCTGCAGGTCCCCCTCTTTGTGGTGTTCCTAGTGATCTATGTTATCACCTTGGTGTGGAATCTGGGGATGATGGTTTTAATCAGGATCGACCCCtgtcttcacacccccatgtacttctttctCAAGAATTTGTCTCTCGTGGATGCCTGTTACTCCACAGTCATCACTCCCAAGATGCTGATGAGCTTCTTAGCAGAGAGGAAAGCTATTTCCTATATAGCGTGCATCATCCAATATTTTAGCTTCATATTGTTTGTCATCTCTCAGTGCCTTCTGCTGGCAGTAATGGCATATGACCGTTATGTAGCCATCTGTAACCCACTGCTGTATATGGTCATCATGTCGCCAAAGCACTGCCTGCAGCTGGTGGCTGGTTCATATCTATGGGCCTTCCTGAACTCCGTGATACACACGAGCGGTTTGTTAAGATTATCCTATTGCGACTCCAATATCCTGAATCATTTTTTCTGTGATATCAACCCACTTCTAAAGCTCTCCTCTTCTGGCACCTCTATCAATCAGCtgcttgttttcctctttggCAGTCTGATTGAGGTGATCAGCATTGTGACCATTCTCATCTCATACATCTTAATTATTGTGACTGTGCTGCGGATCCGCTCCACCGATGGCAGGCACAAAGCCTTCTacacctgcacctcccacctgATGGCCGTATCCATGTTCCATGGGACAATTCTTTTCATGTATTTCCGACCCAGCACCAGCTACTCATTGGACACAGACAAAATGGCCTCCATGTTCTACACTGTGGTGATCCCCACGctgaaccccctcatctacagcttGAGGAACAAGGATGTGAGGGATGCCCTGAGGAGAGCAATAGAAACAAAATTGAGggcccatttttccccaaatggTGTCAGAATAGGACAACCAAATCCTTCAATGGCTTCTCTGCACACATAG